In a single window of the Streptomyces sp. NBC_00353 genome:
- a CDS encoding STAS domain-containing protein encodes MTPKALVIAGRVTGPDVPALCAELESLLYDPEGGVRDPDAGVDCDLGGVVQADLVLVEAIARLGLVARRAGGRRLRLRNVPPELRNLLELVGLADVVNVEGRCGD; translated from the coding sequence ATGACCCCGAAGGCTCTGGTCATCGCCGGTCGCGTCACCGGGCCCGACGTGCCGGCGCTCTGCGCCGAGCTGGAGTCCCTGCTGTACGACCCCGAGGGCGGGGTCCGCGACCCGGACGCCGGGGTGGACTGCGACCTGGGCGGGGTCGTACAGGCGGATCTGGTCCTGGTCGAGGCGATAGCGCGGCTGGGGCTTGTCGCGCGACGGGCGGGCGGCAGACGGCTGCGGCTGCGCAATGTGCCGCCCGAACTGCGGAACCTGCTGGAGCTGGTGGGGCTGGCCGACGTCGTGAACGTGGAGGGGCGGTGCGGGGACTGA
- a CDS encoding Uma2 family endonuclease, with amino-acid sequence MGALTVDPAPGSGHGWDDLVRIWEETDAPEGCKVEIIEGIVTVSPPPSKDHNLTAALLQRRLYSVIPEDWEIFQTLAVSVPGRAGLYIPDLVVLPRAVATGPGNRVPAEEARLVVEITSRDNANHDRIGKAHGYAKAGVELFLLLDPWHSGRPTATLYGEPGDGTYRVLDAVEYGEKLTLPEPFRLDLDTGIFPVS; translated from the coding sequence ATGGGCGCACTCACCGTCGACCCTGCGCCGGGCAGCGGCCACGGCTGGGACGACCTCGTCCGGATCTGGGAGGAGACGGACGCACCCGAGGGCTGCAAGGTGGAGATCATCGAGGGGATCGTCACCGTGTCGCCACCGCCGTCCAAGGACCACAATCTCACTGCGGCGCTGCTGCAGCGCAGGCTCTACTCCGTGATTCCGGAGGATTGGGAGATCTTCCAGACCCTCGCTGTCTCGGTGCCGGGACGGGCCGGGCTGTACATCCCCGATCTCGTTGTCCTGCCGCGCGCCGTGGCGACCGGGCCGGGCAACCGCGTACCGGCGGAAGAGGCCCGGCTCGTTGTCGAGATCACCTCTCGGGACAATGCCAACCACGACCGCATCGGCAAGGCGCACGGCTACGCGAAGGCGGGTGTCGAGCTGTTCCTGCTGCTCGACCCGTGGCACTCCGGCCGCCCGACCGCCACCCTGTACGGCGAACCCGGCGATGGCACCTACCGGGTCCTGGACGCGGTCGAGTACGGGGAGAAGCTGACCTTGCCGGAGCCGTTCCGGCTGGATCTGGACACCGGGATCTTCCCGGTCAGTTGA
- a CDS encoding thymidine phosphorylase — protein sequence MDAISVIRTKRDRGELTPEQIDWVIDAYTRGEVADEQMSALAMAILLNGMNRTEIARWTAAMIASGERMNFDSLSRPTTDKHSTGGVGDKITLPLAPLVAACGAAVPQLSGRGLGHTGGTLDKLESIPGWRAHLSNAEMLDVLDTTGAVICAAGDGLAPADKKLYALRDVTGTVEAIPLIASSIMSKKIAEGTGALVLDVKVGSGAFMKTIEDARELASTMVALGTDSGVRTVALLTDMATPLGLTAGNALEVRESVEVLAGGGPKDVIDLTLALAREMLDAAGLKDADPEKALADGSAMDVWRRMISAQGGDPDATLPVAREQHVVAAHTSGVLTRLDAYDIGVAAWRLGAGRARKEDPVQAGAGIEMHAKPGDTVTKGQRLLTLHTDTPEKFEYALKALPGSFDIAPAGTEFTATPVVRERIA from the coding sequence ATGGACGCCATCTCCGTCATCCGCACCAAGCGCGACCGGGGCGAGCTGACCCCCGAGCAGATCGACTGGGTCATCGACGCCTACACCCGCGGCGAGGTCGCCGACGAGCAGATGTCCGCACTGGCCATGGCGATCCTGCTGAACGGTATGAACCGTACGGAGATCGCCCGCTGGACCGCCGCAATGATCGCCTCCGGCGAGCGGATGAACTTCGACTCGCTCTCCCGCCCCACCACCGACAAGCACTCCACCGGCGGCGTCGGCGACAAGATCACCCTGCCGCTCGCCCCGCTGGTCGCGGCCTGTGGAGCCGCGGTGCCGCAGCTCAGCGGCCGCGGTCTCGGCCACACCGGCGGCACTCTCGACAAGCTGGAGTCCATCCCCGGCTGGCGCGCCCACCTCTCGAACGCCGAGATGCTCGACGTCCTGGACACCACCGGCGCCGTGATCTGCGCCGCCGGTGACGGTCTGGCCCCCGCCGACAAGAAGCTGTACGCGCTCCGCGATGTCACCGGCACCGTCGAGGCCATCCCGCTGATCGCCAGCTCGATCATGTCCAAGAAGATCGCCGAGGGCACCGGCGCGCTGGTCCTGGACGTCAAGGTCGGCTCCGGCGCCTTCATGAAGACCATCGAGGACGCCCGTGAACTGGCCTCCACCATGGTCGCGCTGGGCACCGACAGTGGCGTGCGGACGGTCGCGCTCCTCACCGACATGGCCACCCCGCTCGGCCTGACCGCGGGCAACGCCCTGGAGGTCCGTGAGTCGGTCGAGGTCCTGGCCGGCGGCGGCCCCAAGGACGTCATCGACCTCACCCTCGCCCTGGCCCGCGAGATGCTCGACGCGGCCGGACTCAAGGACGCCGACCCGGAGAAGGCCCTGGCCGACGGCTCCGCGATGGACGTCTGGCGCCGGATGATCTCCGCCCAGGGCGGTGACCCGGACGCCACGCTCCCGGTCGCCCGCGAGCAGCACGTGGTGGCGGCCCACACCTCCGGCGTACTGACCCGTCTCGACGCGTACGACATCGGCGTCGCCGCCTGGCGCCTCGGCGCGGGCCGGGCCCGCAAGGAGGACCCGGTGCAGGCGGGCGCGGGCATCGAAATGCACGCCAAGCCGGGCGACACGGTGACCAAGGGCCAGCGGCTGCTGACACTGCACACGGACACCCCGGAGAAGTTCGAGTACGCGCTGAAGGCCCTGCCCGGGTCGTTCGACATCGCCCCGGCCGGCACGGAGTTCACCGCCACCCCGGTGGTGCGGGAACGTATCGCCTGA
- a CDS encoding cytidine deaminase, protein MTAAADVDWDALRVAARDAMSRAYAPYSGYPVGVAARVDDGRTVVGCNVENASYGLSLCAECGLVSQLNATGGGRLTHFTCVDGAGEILVPCGRCRQLLYEFGGPELVLETPDGLRTLDEMLPQAFGPDHLK, encoded by the coding sequence GTGACCGCGGCCGCCGACGTCGACTGGGACGCCCTGCGCGTCGCCGCCCGGGACGCCATGTCCCGGGCGTACGCCCCCTACTCGGGCTATCCGGTAGGCGTCGCGGCGCGCGTCGACGACGGCCGCACGGTGGTCGGCTGCAACGTCGAGAACGCCTCGTACGGACTGAGCCTGTGCGCCGAGTGCGGCCTGGTCTCGCAGCTCAACGCCACCGGCGGCGGCCGGCTGACCCACTTCACCTGTGTGGACGGGGCGGGCGAGATCCTGGTCCCGTGCGGCAGGTGCCGGCAGCTGCTGTACGAGTTCGGCGGACCCGAGCTCGTCCTGGAGACCCCGGACGGCCTCCGCACGCTCGACGAGATGCTGCCGCAGGCCTTCGGCCCGGACCATCTGAAGTAG
- a CDS encoding ABC transporter permease has translation MTATATSTPPPAAPKVSGGSGRTRLSFPVVLLIVAGALLALSAVRAITGAQDVTSAGQISAALAMAVPIGLAGLGGLWAERAGVVNIGLEGMMILGTFFGAWAGWQTSPWLGVLAGVVGGMLGGLLHAVATVTFGVDHIISGIAINILALGFTTYFAKLWFNTGEAAAKGGSPKQSPPADDITSVTIPGLSGWLHSIEKHHWFFVSDVAGVIGGLITNVSLLTILAAVLFVVTFFVLWKTSFGLRLRSCGENPVAAESLGVNVYRYKYIAVIISGGMAGLGGAFLSLVTSHIYNEGQTGGRGYIGLAAMIFGNWRPGGLAMGAGLFGFADALQLRNGGESVHALLLLLFVVLAALAALKLYRKSFVQGVASAVVAAAVLVWYLATDTVPTEFVSATPYIVTLLVLSLSAQRLRMPKADGMRYRKGQGK, from the coding sequence GTGACCGCCACGGCGACTTCCACCCCGCCGCCCGCGGCCCCCAAGGTCTCCGGTGGCAGCGGCCGCACCCGCCTCTCCTTCCCCGTCGTCCTGCTGATCGTCGCGGGCGCGCTGCTCGCGCTGTCCGCGGTGCGCGCCATCACCGGCGCGCAGGACGTCACCTCTGCCGGGCAGATCAGCGCGGCGCTCGCGATGGCTGTGCCGATCGGGCTCGCCGGTCTCGGCGGCCTGTGGGCCGAGCGGGCCGGTGTGGTCAACATCGGCCTCGAAGGCATGATGATCCTCGGCACGTTCTTCGGTGCCTGGGCCGGCTGGCAGACCAGCCCCTGGCTCGGTGTGCTGGCCGGGGTCGTCGGCGGCATGCTCGGCGGGCTGCTGCACGCCGTCGCGACCGTCACCTTCGGCGTCGACCACATCATCTCCGGTATCGCCATCAACATCCTGGCGCTCGGGTTCACCACCTACTTCGCCAAGCTCTGGTTCAACACGGGTGAGGCGGCGGCCAAGGGCGGCAGCCCCAAGCAGTCACCGCCGGCCGACGACATCACCTCGGTGACGATTCCCGGCCTGTCGGGCTGGCTGCACTCGATCGAGAAGCATCACTGGTTCTTCGTCTCCGACGTGGCCGGTGTCATCGGCGGTCTGATCACCAATGTGTCGCTGCTGACGATCCTGGCCGCGGTCCTCTTCGTCGTGACCTTCTTCGTCCTGTGGAAGACCTCGTTCGGGCTGCGGCTGCGCTCCTGCGGCGAGAACCCGGTCGCCGCCGAATCGCTCGGCGTGAACGTCTACCGCTACAAGTACATCGCGGTGATCATCTCGGGCGGCATGGCCGGACTCGGCGGTGCCTTCCTCTCCCTGGTGACCTCGCACATCTACAACGAGGGCCAGACCGGCGGACGCGGATACATCGGTCTCGCCGCGATGATCTTCGGTAACTGGCGGCCCGGCGGACTCGCCATGGGTGCGGGCCTGTTCGGCTTCGCCGACGCGCTCCAGCTGCGCAACGGCGGCGAGTCCGTCCACGCGCTGCTGCTCCTGCTGTTCGTCGTGCTGGCCGCGCTCGCCGCCTTGAAGCTCTACCGCAAGAGCTTCGTCCAGGGCGTGGCCAGCGCCGTCGTCGCCGCCGCCGTGCTGGTGTGGTACCTCGCCACGGACACGGTGCCCACCGAGTTCGTGAGCGCCACCCCGTACATCGTCACGCTGCTCGTCCTCTCGCTCTCCGCGCAGCGGCTGCGGATGCCGAAGGCGGACGGCATGCGGTACCGGAAGGGCCAGGGCAAGTGA
- a CDS encoding ABC transporter permease, translated as MKKFDKERLLLGIAAPVLAIVVAFLVTALVLAATGKEPFSAFGIMFDYGVKSDSQVYILNKATTYYLAGLAVAVGFRMNLFNIGVDGQYRLAAFFAAAVGGALTLPGALQIPLIILTAMIVGAMWAGIAGVLKVTRGVSEVVSTIMLNAIATAVIGYLLQQGRLGHLDEAGTKISTNPLPESSHFFEFPTTPTPVWGFIVVAIVAGIAYWFTLSRTRFGFDLRTVGQSGSAAEASGVDVKKMVVTSMLISGAVAGLIGMPTLLNDSYEYSGDFPIGIGFTGIAIALLGRNHPVGIALGALLWGFLERGTGKLEFEGYDKEIVGVIQGVIVLCVVIAYEVVRRYGLKRQQSKVGAELAAQAARNSDQQEVSA; from the coding sequence ATGAAGAAGTTCGACAAGGAGCGGCTGCTCCTGGGGATCGCGGCCCCCGTACTCGCGATCGTGGTCGCGTTCCTGGTGACCGCCCTCGTGCTGGCCGCCACCGGCAAGGAACCGTTCAGCGCGTTCGGCATCATGTTCGACTACGGGGTGAAGTCGGACAGCCAGGTCTACATCCTCAACAAGGCGACGACGTACTACCTCGCAGGTCTCGCGGTTGCCGTCGGCTTCCGGATGAACCTCTTCAACATCGGCGTCGACGGCCAGTACCGCCTCGCCGCCTTCTTCGCCGCCGCCGTCGGTGGCGCGCTGACCCTGCCGGGCGCCCTCCAGATCCCGCTGATCATCCTCACCGCGATGATCGTCGGCGCGATGTGGGCCGGGATCGCCGGTGTCCTCAAGGTCACCCGGGGCGTCAGCGAGGTCGTCTCGACGATCATGCTGAACGCCATCGCGACCGCCGTCATCGGCTACCTGCTCCAGCAGGGCCGCCTCGGTCACCTCGACGAGGCCGGCACGAAGATCTCCACCAACCCGCTCCCGGAGTCCTCGCACTTCTTCGAGTTCCCGACCACCCCGACGCCCGTCTGGGGCTTCATCGTGGTCGCGATCGTCGCGGGCATCGCCTACTGGTTCACGCTCTCGCGCACCCGGTTCGGCTTCGATCTGCGTACCGTCGGCCAGTCCGGCTCCGCGGCCGAGGCCAGCGGTGTCGACGTCAAGAAGATGGTCGTCACCTCGATGCTGATCTCCGGCGCGGTGGCCGGCCTCATCGGCATGCCGACGCTGCTCAACGACAGCTACGAGTACAGCGGCGACTTCCCCATCGGTATCGGCTTCACCGGCATCGCCATCGCCCTCCTCGGCCGCAACCACCCCGTCGGCATCGCGCTCGGCGCGCTGCTCTGGGGCTTCCTGGAGCGCGGCACCGGAAAGCTCGAGTTCGAGGGGTACGACAAGGAGATCGTCGGCGTCATCCAGGGCGTCATCGTCCTGTGCGTCGTCATCGCGTACGAAGTCGTCCGCCGCTACGGACTCAAGCGCCAGCAGAGCAAGGTCGGCGCGGAACTCGCCGCACAGGCCGCCCGTAACTCCGACCAGCAGGAGGTGTCGGCGTGA
- a CDS encoding ABC transporter ATP-binding protein, with protein sequence MELRGITKRFPGVVANHDIDITVRRGTVHALVGENGAGKSTLMKILYGMQKPDEGTIAVDGEQVSFHNPGDAIARGIGMVHQHFMLADYLTVLENVVLGSEKLFGIGDRARARIKEISDAYGLGVRPDAMVEDLGVADRQRVEILKVLYRGARTLILDEPTAVLVPQEVDGLFDNLRELKAEGLTVIFISHKLGEVLSVADEITVIRRGTTVGTADPANTTTKQLAELMVGSELPSPETRESTVTDTPMLTVDDLRLTATDPDGVVRAVLDGITFTIHKGEVLGIAGVEGNGQSELVDAIMGMRALDHGVLTLDGADISRTPTRKRREDGMAVIPEDRHRHGLLLEAPLWENRILGHVTERPNSKGAFLDLKAARADTERIVREYDVRTPGIEVTAASLSGGNQQKLIVGREMSHSPKLLIAAHPTRGVDVGAQAQIWDQIREARREGLAVLLISADLDELIGLSDTLRVMYRGRLVADADPATITPEELGSAMTGAASGHLEAPTESGTDAESRPDSADTDPRNGGEDR encoded by the coding sequence GTGGAGCTCCGCGGCATCACCAAGCGGTTCCCCGGGGTCGTGGCCAACCACGACATCGACATCACCGTGCGCCGCGGCACCGTCCACGCTCTTGTCGGCGAGAACGGCGCCGGCAAGTCCACTCTGATGAAGATCCTGTACGGCATGCAGAAGCCGGACGAGGGCACCATCGCGGTGGACGGCGAGCAGGTCTCGTTCCACAACCCCGGCGACGCCATCGCACGCGGCATCGGCATGGTGCACCAGCACTTCATGCTCGCCGACTATCTGACCGTCCTGGAGAACGTCGTCCTCGGCTCCGAGAAGCTGTTCGGGATCGGCGACCGGGCCCGCGCCAGGATCAAGGAGATCTCCGACGCGTACGGCCTCGGCGTCCGTCCGGACGCCATGGTCGAGGACCTCGGCGTCGCCGACCGCCAGCGCGTGGAGATCCTCAAGGTCCTCTACCGCGGTGCCCGCACGCTGATCCTCGACGAGCCGACCGCCGTCCTCGTGCCGCAGGAGGTCGACGGACTCTTCGACAACCTGCGCGAGCTCAAGGCCGAAGGCCTGACCGTCATCTTCATCTCGCACAAGCTCGGCGAGGTCCTCTCCGTCGCCGACGAGATCACGGTGATCCGGCGCGGTACGACGGTGGGCACCGCCGACCCGGCGAACACCACGACCAAGCAGCTCGCCGAGCTGATGGTCGGCAGCGAGCTGCCGTCGCCGGAGACCCGCGAGTCGACCGTCACCGACACGCCGATGCTCACCGTCGACGACCTGCGACTGACCGCGACCGACCCGGACGGGGTGGTGCGTGCCGTGCTCGACGGCATCACCTTCACCATCCACAAGGGCGAGGTCCTCGGCATCGCGGGCGTCGAGGGCAACGGCCAGTCCGAACTGGTCGACGCCATCATGGGCATGCGCGCCCTCGACCACGGCGTGCTCACCCTGGACGGCGCCGACATCTCCCGAACCCCGACGCGCAAGCGCCGGGAGGACGGCATGGCGGTCATCCCGGAGGACCGCCACCGGCACGGACTGCTGCTGGAGGCCCCGCTCTGGGAGAACCGCATCCTCGGTCATGTCACCGAGCGGCCCAACAGCAAGGGCGCGTTCCTCGACCTCAAGGCGGCCCGCGCGGACACCGAGCGGATCGTGCGCGAGTACGACGTCCGCACCCCCGGCATCGAGGTCACAGCGGCCTCGCTCTCCGGCGGCAACCAGCAGAAGCTGATCGTCGGCCGCGAGATGAGCCACTCCCCGAAGCTGCTGATCGCCGCGCACCCCACCCGGGGCGTGGACGTCGGCGCGCAGGCGCAGATCTGGGACCAGATCCGCGAGGCGCGTCGCGAGGGCCTGGCGGTGCTGCTGATCTCCGCCGACCTGGACGAGCTGATCGGGCTCTCCGACACCCTGCGTGTCATGTACCGCGGCCGGCTGGTCGCGGACGCCGACCCGGCGACCATCACCCCGGAAGAGCTCGGCTCGGCGATGACGGGAGCGGCCAGCGGCCATCTCGAGGCGCCGACCGAGTCCGGTACGGATGCGGAGTCCCGTCCGGACTCCGCCGACACCGACCCCCGGAACGGGGGAGAGGACCGATGA
- a CDS encoding BMP family lipoprotein: MRRVSKITAACAVTAALALTATACGESSDESTSSDKGQMKIGMAYDVGGRGDNSFNDSAARGLDKAKAEFKAQTKELTAKNGETPADREQRLQSLAEGGYNPVIAIGFAYKDAVDKIAPKYPKVNFGLVDSVSDAKNVASIVFTEEQGSYLAGVAAALKSKDGQVGFIGGVDLPLIKKFAAGFQQGVLDTNPKAKVQIQYLSTGSDLSGFGSPDKGEAAAKGMLDKGADVIFAAAGGSGAGAIEAVASQKGAWSIGVDSDQALDPALSKYKDTILTSVVKNVDAGVYDLIKSVKDGKPLTGVQTYSLAKGGVSLTTTGDHLADIQAKLDEAKKKIVDGTITVKTTT; encoded by the coding sequence TTGCGCCGGGTATCCAAGATCACCGCCGCGTGTGCCGTCACCGCGGCACTCGCGCTCACCGCCACCGCGTGTGGCGAGTCGTCCGACGAGAGCACCAGCTCCGACAAGGGCCAGATGAAGATCGGCATGGCCTACGACGTGGGCGGCCGTGGCGACAACTCGTTCAACGACTCCGCCGCTCGCGGCCTGGACAAGGCCAAGGCCGAGTTCAAGGCCCAGACGAAGGAGCTCACCGCCAAGAACGGTGAGACCCCGGCCGACCGCGAGCAGCGCCTGCAGTCGCTCGCCGAGGGTGGCTACAACCCCGTCATCGCGATCGGCTTCGCGTACAAGGACGCGGTCGACAAGATCGCCCCGAAGTACCCGAAGGTCAACTTCGGTCTGGTCGACTCGGTCTCCGACGCCAAGAACGTCGCCTCCATCGTCTTCACCGAGGAGCAGGGCTCGTACCTCGCCGGTGTCGCGGCGGCGCTGAAGTCGAAGGACGGCCAGGTCGGCTTCATCGGCGGTGTGGACCTTCCGCTGATCAAGAAGTTCGCCGCGGGCTTCCAGCAGGGTGTCCTGGACACGAACCCGAAGGCCAAGGTGCAGATCCAGTACCTGTCCACCGGTTCGGACCTGTCCGGCTTCGGCAGCCCCGACAAGGGCGAGGCCGCTGCCAAGGGCATGCTCGACAAGGGTGCGGACGTCATCTTCGCGGCCGCGGGCGGTTCCGGTGCCGGTGCGATCGAGGCCGTCGCGAGCCAGAAGGGTGCCTGGTCCATCGGTGTCGACTCCGACCAGGCCCTGGACCCGGCGCTGTCGAAGTACAAGGACACGATCCTGACCTCGGTCGTCAAGAACGTCGACGCCGGTGTCTACGACCTGATCAAGTCGGTCAAGGACGGCAAGCCGCTCACCGGCGTCCAGACGTACTCCCTGGCCAAGGGCGGCGTCTCGCTGACCACCACGGGTGACCACCTCGCGGACATCCAGGCCAAGCTCGACGAGGCGAAGAAGAAGATCGTCGACGGCACGATCACGGTCAAGACCACGACCTGA
- a CDS encoding amidohydrolase: protein MSRESDPELPEDASLPGTLPEPLRAELIAFRRDLHMHPELGNQEFRTTAAIKARLEKAGLEPRVLSTGTGLICDVGTSGGARSSDEGDDRRAGDTRPMLALRADIDALPIPDTKTGVPYRSTVPDRAHACGHDIHTTTVLGAGLVLAELDRQGLLPHPVRLIFQPAEEVLPGGAADAIEAGVLEGVGRIIGVHCDPRVDVGRIGLRAGPITSACDRLEVTLDGPGGHTARPHLTTDLVTAAAKVATEVPALLARRVDARWGLAVTWGRLVAGHACNVIPQHAELSGTVRCLDLAAWREAPDLVHAAIDEVAGMYRAKSVINYVRGVPPVVNDLGTTELLAAAMTGRRGSYAIEDTEQSLGGEDFSWYLEHVPGAMARLGVRTPGDTRRLDLHRGDFDADEEAITVGVELFTAAALLDGNRS, encoded by the coding sequence ATGTCCCGCGAGTCCGATCCCGAGCTGCCCGAGGACGCCTCCCTGCCCGGCACGCTGCCCGAACCCCTGCGGGCAGAGCTGATCGCCTTCCGGCGCGATCTGCACATGCACCCCGAGCTCGGCAACCAGGAGTTCCGTACCACCGCGGCCATCAAGGCCCGGCTGGAGAAGGCCGGGCTCGAACCCCGGGTGCTCTCCACCGGAACCGGGCTGATCTGCGACGTGGGCACATCGGGAGGGGCGCGGAGCTCGGACGAGGGCGATGACCGGCGGGCGGGCGACACGCGGCCCATGCTCGCCCTGCGCGCGGACATCGACGCCCTGCCCATTCCGGACACCAAGACCGGCGTTCCCTACCGCTCCACCGTCCCGGACCGGGCTCATGCCTGTGGGCACGATATTCACACCACGACCGTCCTCGGTGCCGGGCTCGTCCTCGCCGAGCTCGACCGGCAGGGGCTGCTGCCGCACCCCGTGCGGCTGATCTTCCAGCCCGCCGAGGAGGTGCTGCCCGGTGGGGCGGCCGATGCCATCGAGGCCGGGGTGCTGGAGGGCGTCGGGCGGATCATCGGGGTGCACTGCGACCCGAGGGTCGATGTGGGGAGGATCGGGCTGCGGGCCGGACCGATCACCTCGGCCTGCGACCGTCTGGAGGTCACCCTGGACGGACCCGGCGGTCACACCGCCCGTCCGCATCTGACCACCGACCTGGTCACCGCCGCCGCGAAGGTGGCCACCGAGGTGCCTGCGCTGCTCGCCCGCCGGGTCGACGCCCGCTGGGGGCTCGCGGTCACCTGGGGGCGACTGGTGGCCGGGCACGCGTGCAATGTGATCCCGCAGCACGCCGAACTGTCCGGGACGGTCCGCTGCCTGGATCTGGCCGCGTGGCGGGAGGCGCCGGATCTGGTCCATGCCGCCATCGACGAGGTGGCCGGAATGTACCGGGCCAAGTCCGTGATCAACTACGTCCGTGGGGTCCCGCCGGTCGTGAACGACCTGGGGACGACCGAGCTGCTGGCCGCCGCCATGACCGGGCGCCGCGGATCGTATGCGATCGAGGACACCGAGCAGAGCCTCGGCGGGGAGGACTTCTCCTGGTATCTGGAGCACGTTCCGGGGGCCATGGCACGGCTCGGCGTGCGGACGCCCGGAGACACCCGGCGCCTTGACCTGCACCGCGGAGACTTCGATGCGGACGAGGAGGCGATCACTGTTGGCGTGGAGCTGTTCACCGCCGCAGCTTTGCTCGACGGTAACCGCTCGTAA